Proteins encoded together in one Salarchaeum sp. JOR-1 window:
- a CDS encoding shikimate kinase, with protein sequence MDGRAEAPAAGTVLNALATGRGSAFAIDRTVTAAVSLDPDAESVTGTVAEDADADTALIERCVELACEEYGDPALGGVVETESEIPMASGLKSSSAAANATVLATLSALGVADDVTLEDAALLGVRAARETGVTVTGAFDDASASMLGGLTVTNNDRDALLARDEVDWDVLVWTPPERAYSADADADRCARIAPVAELVGELALAGRYETAMTVNGFAFCAALDQPTGPAVDALPLADGVGLSGTGPSHVAVGTEDALKEVRELWNERPGTTLLTTTRTTGGRVLTT encoded by the coding sequence ATGGACGGCCGCGCCGAAGCGCCCGCCGCGGGCACCGTACTCAACGCGCTCGCCACCGGCCGCGGGTCCGCGTTCGCCATCGACCGCACCGTCACCGCCGCGGTCTCGCTCGACCCCGACGCGGAGTCCGTGACGGGGACGGTCGCGGAGGACGCGGACGCCGACACGGCCCTGATAGAGCGCTGCGTCGAACTCGCGTGCGAGGAGTACGGCGACCCCGCGCTGGGCGGCGTCGTGGAGACCGAGAGCGAGATCCCGATGGCGTCGGGGCTGAAGAGTTCGAGCGCCGCCGCGAACGCCACCGTGCTCGCGACGCTCTCCGCGCTCGGCGTCGCCGACGACGTGACGCTGGAGGACGCCGCGCTGCTCGGCGTGCGGGCGGCCCGCGAGACGGGTGTGACGGTGACGGGCGCGTTCGACGACGCGAGCGCGAGCATGCTCGGCGGCCTCACCGTCACGAACAACGACCGCGACGCCCTCCTCGCCCGCGACGAGGTGGACTGGGACGTGCTCGTCTGGACGCCGCCGGAGCGCGCGTACAGCGCGGACGCCGACGCCGACCGCTGCGCGCGCATCGCGCCGGTCGCCGAACTCGTCGGGGAACTCGCGCTCGCCGGACGGTACGAGACCGCGATGACCGTCAACGGCTTCGCGTTCTGCGCCGCGCTCGACCAACCCACCGGCCCCGCCGTCGACGCCCTGCCGCTCGCCGACGGCGTCGGCCTCTCCGGCACCGGCCCCAGCCACGTCGCCGTCGGCACCGAAGACGCACTCAAAGAGGTACGAGAACTATGGAACGAGAGACCCGGAACGACGCTACTGACGACGACTCGAACGACCGGCGGCCGCGTGCTGACGACATGA
- a CDS encoding DUF5796 family protein → MSGRSDVEPDTLDVELAEDGVAVEYADGRRTFYHGVPEKVEGTLRAQPGRDVHVLVTDPDGTEGALTYVNDRMTSDEILADTGVGRVLLDADGEKTVFPGVTVRRDGYAIEVEADPEAAGGRVFVFEEDELSEYSYEFA, encoded by the coding sequence ATGAGCGGACGCAGCGACGTGGAGCCGGACACGCTGGACGTGGAACTCGCGGAGGACGGCGTCGCCGTGGAGTACGCGGACGGCCGCCGCACGTTCTACCACGGCGTCCCGGAGAAAGTCGAGGGAACGCTGCGCGCGCAGCCCGGGCGGGACGTGCACGTGCTCGTCACCGACCCGGACGGGACGGAGGGCGCGCTGACGTACGTGAACGACCGGATGACGAGCGACGAGATACTCGCGGACACCGGCGTGGGGCGCGTCCTCCTCGACGCCGACGGGGAGAAGACGGTGTTCCCGGGCGTGACGGTGCGCCGGGACGGGTACGCCATCGAGGTCGAGGCCGACCCCGAGGCGGCGGGCGGTCGCGTGTTCGTCTTCGAGGAGGACGAGCTGAGCGAGTACAGCTACGAGTTCGCCTGA
- a CDS encoding ABC transporter ATP-binding protein, with product MRAQNLTKRYGDVVAVDGVTLDFAPGVHCFAGPNGSGKTTLLRCLAGLTRLTSGSVEVPDDVNYAFQTPSVYHDLTVADNLAVFAGFSDEPREWRADLEDRLGLTPMLDRSASALSDGYRKRLDLALSLLDRPDTLVLDEPLADLDPATRDAIVDTIEAYATDDRYVLVSTHNLDRFDGLADRLTVMSLGRVVADVTREEWSDPETAYERALCEHESG from the coding sequence ATGCGCGCCCAGAACCTCACCAAACGCTACGGGGACGTGGTCGCCGTGGACGGCGTGACGCTCGACTTCGCGCCCGGCGTCCACTGCTTCGCCGGGCCGAACGGCAGCGGGAAGACCACCCTCCTGCGGTGCCTCGCCGGCCTCACCCGGCTCACGTCCGGGTCGGTCGAGGTGCCGGACGACGTGAACTACGCGTTCCAGACGCCGAGCGTCTACCACGACCTCACCGTCGCCGACAACCTCGCCGTCTTCGCCGGGTTCTCCGACGAACCCCGGGAGTGGCGCGCGGACCTGGAAGACCGCCTCGGCCTCACACCGATGCTCGACCGCTCCGCGAGCGCGCTCTCCGACGGCTACCGGAAACGACTCGACCTCGCGCTCTCCCTCCTCGACCGACCGGACACGCTCGTTCTGGACGAACCGCTCGCCGACCTCGACCCCGCCACCCGTGACGCAATCGTGGACACCATCGAGGCGTACGCGACCGACGACCGGTACGTGCTCGTCTCCACGCACAACCTCGACCGGTTCGACGGCCTCGCCGACCGCCTCACCGTCATGTCGCTCGGACGCGTTGTCGCCGACGTGACCCGCGAGGAGTGGAGCGACCCCGAGACGGCGTACGAGCGCGCGCTCTGCGAACACGAGTCGGGGTAA
- a CDS encoding ABC transporter has protein sequence MALPPLLAKELRWGWRKKLPLFVLFVVAPAIFVYGTLAFEHVLPKSVQVAVAPAGSGVTRDDLEVVRAAVTLFSDPSIYESRTAAMRALAHERVYAVVTAPANLAGGSGRATVDLFVSGSVVPYQEPAQVLATVAERGLSSLLDRPVTATYTVVGREWSLSAYLLPTFLLVLVLLVALAYLPYNLASEEAAIDRLRLESSLSRVVATKLVAFTVLLVAPIAVFDLASRYLGTPVGFLRPSVIAVSALTFLAAGTFAAAVTVALRFSAWGRLANLAVLLFCLAFSGLAYPRGFFSVARRDFITSLPTYHAMVAARGFTLRGQPLTAYADTFVLLLGTLAVCCVLFAGSVRHYERGA, from the coding sequence ATGGCGCTCCCGCCGCTCCTCGCGAAGGAACTCCGCTGGGGCTGGCGGAAGAAACTCCCGCTGTTCGTTCTGTTCGTCGTCGCGCCCGCCATCTTCGTGTACGGGACGCTCGCGTTCGAGCACGTGCTCCCGAAGTCCGTGCAGGTCGCGGTTGCACCGGCGGGATCGGGCGTGACGCGGGACGACCTCGAAGTGGTGCGCGCGGCGGTGACGCTGTTCAGCGACCCCAGCATCTACGAGTCGAGAACGGCGGCGATGCGGGCGCTCGCTCACGAGCGCGTGTACGCGGTCGTCACCGCGCCCGCGAACCTCGCCGGGGGGTCGGGCCGCGCGACCGTCGACCTGTTCGTCTCCGGGAGCGTCGTGCCCTACCAGGAACCCGCGCAGGTCCTCGCGACCGTCGCGGAGCGCGGCCTCTCCTCGCTCCTCGACCGCCCGGTCACCGCGACGTACACGGTCGTCGGCCGCGAGTGGTCGCTCTCCGCGTACCTGCTGCCGACGTTCCTGCTCGTGCTCGTGTTGCTCGTCGCGCTCGCCTACCTCCCGTACAACCTCGCGTCGGAGGAGGCCGCCATCGACCGCCTCCGCCTCGAATCCTCGCTCTCTCGGGTTGTCGCGACGAAACTCGTCGCGTTCACCGTTCTGCTCGTCGCGCCCATCGCGGTGTTCGACCTCGCGAGCCGATACCTCGGCACCCCGGTGGGGTTCCTGCGGCCGAGCGTCATCGCCGTGTCCGCGCTCACGTTCCTCGCCGCGGGGACGTTCGCCGCCGCCGTCACCGTCGCGCTCCGGTTCTCCGCGTGGGGACGCCTCGCGAACCTCGCCGTCCTTCTCTTCTGTCTCGCGTTCTCCGGACTCGCTTACCCGCGCGGGTTCTTCTCCGTCGCCCGCCGCGACTTCATCACGTCCCTTCCGACTTATCACGCGATGGTCGCCGCTCGCGGGTTCACGCTCCGCGGCCAACCGCTCACGGCCTACGCGGACACCTTCGTCCTCCTGCTCGGGACGCTCGCCGTCTGTTGCGTCCTGTTCGCGGGGAGCGTCCGCCACTACGAACGAGGTGCCTGA
- a CDS encoding HAD family phosphatase, which produces MTAVIFDMDGVIVDTERYWKDVIEQVIDELVVDGDDLEPTDLIGINVHDQYDRLREEGYDLTVDSADEYFDFYDDHAKAVYTEHADLMPGFHDLLDELDEHGVPLAVCTSSYPSWLEMAFDRFDLDGRFDVVVSAADLDIPGKPEPDIYEATMNRLGVTADETVVVEDSENGIRAAARSGAYVIAYEADEAGEMDASAADEVAASASDLRERLLAVLDAR; this is translated from the coding sequence ATGACCGCGGTCATCTTCGACATGGACGGCGTCATCGTCGACACGGAACGATACTGGAAGGACGTCATCGAGCAGGTCATCGACGAGCTCGTCGTGGACGGCGACGACCTCGAACCGACGGACCTCATCGGCATCAACGTCCACGACCAGTACGACCGCCTCCGCGAGGAGGGGTACGACCTCACCGTCGACTCCGCCGACGAGTACTTCGACTTCTACGACGACCACGCGAAAGCCGTCTACACCGAGCACGCCGACCTGATGCCGGGCTTCCACGACCTCCTCGACGAACTCGACGAGCACGGCGTGCCGCTCGCCGTCTGCACGTCCTCGTACCCGAGCTGGCTGGAGATGGCGTTCGACCGCTTCGACCTCGACGGCCGCTTCGACGTGGTGGTGTCCGCGGCCGACCTCGACATCCCGGGGAAGCCCGAACCCGACATCTACGAGGCGACGATGAACCGCCTCGGCGTCACCGCCGACGAGACGGTGGTCGTCGAGGACTCGGAGAACGGCATCCGCGCCGCCGCCCGCTCGGGCGCGTACGTCATCGCGTACGAGGCCGACGAGGCCGGCGAGATGGACGCGTCCGCCGCGGACGAAGTCGCCGCGTCCGCGAGCGACCTCCGCGAGCGCTTGCTCGCCGTGCTCGACGCGCGCTAA
- a CDS encoding DEAD/DEAH box helicase — MSDAGVADAFSRLSGPVRSALSERGFSTPTEPQQRAIPPLVAGHDGLVIAPTGTGKTETAMLPVLSAIAEAEPRFGISALYVTPLRALNRDMRERLDWWGEELDIEVDVRHGDTTQYQRTKQANDPPDVLVTTPETLQAMLTGEKLRRALSDVHHVVVDEVHELAGAKRGAQLTIGLERLRELAGDFQRIGLSATVGDPREVANFLTGGRECDIVEVDVTSQVDFTVREPRVRESDERLSNELLTSPDVASHVRAIREIVDEHDSTLVFVNTRQTAEALGSRFKELGANIGVHHGSLSKEARIEVEDQFKAGELDGLLCTSSMELGIDVGRIDHVVQYSSPREVARLLQRVGRAGHRRDEVSHGTIVTGHPDDTLEALAIARRAADGDVEETPIHHGSLDTVANQVVGLLMDFGELKAYRAYQIVTRAYPFRHLDEETFKAVVEELSRNRVLWLDEEADTIEKSGGTWQYYYANLSMIPDEETYEVYDVASGRQVGTLDERFVVNFAEPGASFIQRGEMWRIAEVDEEEGRVEVSPIEDPSGEVPSWTGSEIPVPYDVAQEVGEIRRVVGPQFESGAGVESVARDLVERYPTDAYTAEQALDPVERTVDADAPVPTDDRVVVESQGRDIVVNAALGHRANETLGRLLSALLGQRTGSSVGLDVGPYRISLEVPQGTRASDVLDVLEETDPDHIRPLLELSLKKSDALKFTLSHVAAKFGALKRWKGRDGVGLNRVMAALEDTPVYDEAMREVFHTDLDVERARDVLSRLQSGDLDLVVHGRRTAIGVGGRSSGQELLTPENADASVINTVKNRIEDDRVRLFCVHCQDWEHETKVSRVQDQPECPRCGSTMVAALSPWADDAVTAVRADEKDAEQEKRTERVYRNASLVQGHGSKAVKALVARGVGPQNAARIINNHRENEADFYRDILEREREYARTKAFWD; from the coding sequence ATGAGCGACGCGGGCGTCGCCGACGCGTTCAGCCGGCTGTCAGGGCCGGTTCGGAGCGCGCTCTCGGAGCGCGGGTTCAGCACGCCGACGGAGCCGCAGCAGCGCGCGATTCCGCCGCTGGTGGCGGGCCACGACGGCCTCGTCATCGCGCCGACGGGAACGGGGAAGACGGAGACGGCGATGCTGCCGGTTCTGTCGGCTATCGCGGAGGCGGAGCCGCGGTTCGGCATCAGCGCGCTGTACGTCACGCCGCTGCGCGCGCTGAACCGCGACATGCGCGAGCGTCTCGACTGGTGGGGTGAGGAACTGGATATCGAGGTGGACGTTCGCCACGGGGACACGACGCAGTACCAGCGCACCAAGCAGGCGAACGACCCGCCGGACGTGCTGGTGACGACGCCGGAGACGCTGCAGGCGATGCTCACCGGCGAGAAACTGCGGCGCGCGCTCTCCGACGTCCACCACGTCGTCGTGGACGAGGTGCACGAACTCGCTGGCGCGAAGCGCGGCGCCCAACTCACCATCGGCCTCGAACGCCTCCGGGAACTCGCGGGCGACTTCCAGCGCATCGGCCTGTCCGCGACCGTCGGCGACCCGCGGGAGGTCGCGAACTTCCTCACGGGCGGCCGGGAGTGCGACATCGTGGAGGTCGACGTGACCTCACAGGTGGATTTCACGGTGCGCGAACCGCGAGTGCGGGAGTCCGACGAGCGGCTGTCGAACGAACTCCTGACGAGTCCCGACGTCGCGAGCCACGTCCGAGCGATACGTGAAATCGTCGACGAACACGACTCCACCCTGGTTTTCGTGAACACGCGGCAGACGGCGGAGGCGCTCGGGTCGCGGTTCAAGGAACTCGGCGCGAACATCGGCGTCCACCACGGTAGCCTCTCGAAGGAGGCCCGCATCGAGGTCGAAGACCAGTTCAAGGCCGGGGAGCTGGACGGACTGCTGTGTACGAGTTCGATGGAACTCGGTATCGACGTGGGCCGCATCGACCACGTCGTCCAGTACTCGAGTCCGCGGGAGGTCGCGCGCCTCCTCCAGCGCGTCGGGCGCGCCGGCCACCGCCGCGACGAGGTCTCGCACGGCACCATCGTCACCGGCCACCCGGACGACACGCTGGAGGCGCTCGCGATCGCCCGCCGGGCCGCCGATGGCGACGTGGAGGAGACGCCGATTCACCACGGCAGCCTCGACACGGTCGCGAACCAGGTCGTGGGTCTGCTGATGGACTTCGGCGAGCTCAAGGCGTATCGCGCGTACCAGATCGTGACGCGGGCGTACCCGTTCCGCCACCTCGACGAGGAGACGTTCAAGGCGGTCGTGGAGGAACTCAGCCGGAACCGCGTGCTGTGGCTGGACGAGGAGGCGGACACCATCGAGAAGTCCGGGGGGACGTGGCAGTACTACTACGCGAACCTCTCGATGATACCCGACGAGGAGACGTACGAGGTGTACGACGTGGCGTCGGGCCGGCAGGTCGGGACGCTGGACGAGCGGTTCGTCGTGAACTTCGCGGAACCGGGCGCGTCGTTCATCCAGCGCGGCGAGATGTGGCGCATCGCGGAGGTGGACGAGGAGGAGGGCCGGGTCGAGGTCAGTCCCATCGAAGACCCCTCGGGCGAAGTGCCGTCGTGGACCGGCTCCGAGATCCCGGTGCCGTACGACGTGGCGCAGGAGGTCGGGGAGATTCGGCGCGTCGTCGGCCCGCAGTTCGAGTCGGGCGCCGGCGTCGAGTCCGTCGCGCGCGACCTGGTCGAGCGGTATCCGACGGACGCCTACACGGCGGAGCAGGCGCTCGACCCCGTGGAGCGAACGGTCGACGCGGACGCGCCCGTGCCGACCGACGACCGCGTCGTCGTGGAGTCACAGGGCCGCGACATCGTGGTGAACGCCGCGCTCGGCCACCGCGCGAACGAGACGCTCGGACGGCTGCTCTCCGCGCTTCTCGGTCAGCGAACCGGCTCCTCGGTGGGGCTGGACGTGGGGCCGTACCGCATCTCCTTGGAGGTTCCGCAGGGAACCCGGGCGAGCGACGTGCTCGACGTGCTGGAGGAGACCGACCCCGACCACATCCGTCCGCTGCTCGAACTCTCGCTGAAGAAGTCGGACGCGCTCAAGTTCACGCTGAGTCACGTCGCGGCGAAGTTCGGCGCGCTCAAGCGCTGGAAGGGCCGGGACGGCGTCGGCCTGAACCGCGTGATGGCCGCCCTCGAGGACACGCCGGTCTACGACGAGGCGATGCGGGAGGTGTTCCACACCGACCTCGACGTGGAGCGCGCGCGGGACGTGCTCTCCCGGCTCCAGTCCGGCGACCTCGACCTCGTCGTGCACGGCCGCCGTACCGCCATCGGCGTCGGCGGCCGGTCGTCGGGCCAGGAACTCCTCACGCCCGAGAACGCGGACGCGAGCGTCATCAACACCGTGAAGAACCGCATCGAGGACGACCGCGTCCGGCTGTTCTGCGTGCACTGCCAGGACTGGGAGCACGAGACGAAGGTCTCCCGCGTGCAAGACCAGCCCGAGTGCCCGCGGTGCGGGTCGACGATGGTAGCCGCGCTGAGTCCGTGGGCGGACGACGCGGTGACAGCGGTGCGGGCGGACGAGAAGGACGCGGAACAGGAGAAGCGAACCGAGCGCGTCTACCGGAACGCGAGCCTCGTGCAGGGCCACGGGTCGAAGGCCGTGAAGGCGCTCGTCGCTCGCGGGGTCGGCCCGCAGAACGCCGCCCGCATCATCAACAACCACCGGGAGAACGAGGCGGACTTCTACCGGGACATCCTCGAACGCGAACGCGAGTACGCCCGGACGAAGGCGTTCTGGGACTAG
- a CDS encoding creatininase family protein, producing the protein MYLADEAWPDLQGELDGTVALVPLGSTEQHGPHLPEATDHLIAEAFARRAADRTGFLCTPTVNIGVSPHHRQFPGTMWVDAPAFRQYVESFTRNLAYHGVRKVVFVNAHGGNVEHLREVGRRLRDAEDAYAVEWMWNDSIPDLVDDAFEHNGPHGGPKETALIQYLHGNLVHDDRLEDAHEGGVESLADLDTVKHGARTFYDAVENSENGVFGDQTDATPEKGEALFEAALDELCQLAEWLDDQPFEALLPPERV; encoded by the coding sequence ATGTATCTCGCAGACGAAGCCTGGCCCGACCTGCAGGGCGAACTCGACGGCACCGTCGCGCTCGTCCCGCTCGGCTCCACGGAACAGCACGGCCCCCACCTCCCCGAGGCCACCGACCACCTCATCGCGGAGGCGTTCGCGAGACGGGCCGCCGACCGCACCGGCTTCCTCTGCACGCCCACCGTCAACATCGGCGTCAGCCCCCATCACCGCCAGTTTCCCGGGACGATGTGGGTGGACGCGCCCGCGTTCCGCCAGTACGTCGAATCCTTCACGCGAAACCTCGCCTACCACGGCGTCCGAAAAGTCGTGTTCGTGAACGCGCACGGGGGGAACGTCGAGCACCTGCGCGAGGTCGGCCGCCGCCTTCGCGACGCCGAGGACGCCTACGCCGTCGAGTGGATGTGGAACGATTCCATCCCCGACCTCGTGGACGACGCGTTCGAGCACAACGGCCCGCACGGCGGCCCGAAGGAGACCGCGCTCATCCAGTACCTCCACGGGAATCTCGTGCACGACGACCGCCTCGAAGACGCACACGAGGGCGGCGTCGAATCCCTCGCCGACCTCGACACCGTGAAGCACGGCGCGCGAACGTTCTACGACGCCGTCGAGAACAGCGAGAACGGCGTGTTCGGCGACCAGACCGACGCCACTCCGGAGAAGGGTGAAGCGCTGTTCGAGGCCGCGCTCGACGAACTCTGCCAGCTCGCGGAGTGGCTCGACGACCAGCCGTTCGAAGCCCTCCTCCCGCCGGAGAGAGTATAA
- a CDS encoding metallophosphoesterase has protein sequence MARVEPVPDAPAAVADLGGESALVVADYHAGIERSLRREGLEVDSQAETRRERVLSLVVRTGAERVVFLGDLGHQIGTPDGAEREELETLVRECPVPVTLVRGNHDGNLDDVLDVEVTPGDGARFGDVGFVHGHTWPSRDVLSADVVCMGHEHPAVRLEDAVGGSRVERAWLRGPLDSGPFRDRFGERVEVDAELVVCPAFNDLCGGTWVNVEGQGFLAPFLPEALPSADAYLLDATRLGDYRYL, from the coding sequence ATGGCGCGCGTCGAACCCGTCCCGGACGCGCCCGCGGCGGTCGCAGATCTCGGCGGGGAGTCGGCGCTCGTGGTCGCGGACTACCACGCGGGCATCGAGCGCTCGCTCCGTCGTGAGGGGCTGGAAGTCGATTCGCAGGCGGAGACGCGACGGGAGCGCGTGCTGTCGCTCGTCGTGCGGACGGGCGCGGAGCGCGTGGTGTTCCTCGGCGACCTCGGCCACCAGATCGGGACGCCGGACGGCGCGGAGCGCGAGGAACTCGAAACCCTCGTCCGGGAGTGTCCCGTGCCGGTGACGCTCGTTCGCGGGAACCACGACGGCAACCTCGACGACGTGCTCGACGTCGAGGTGACGCCGGGCGATGGCGCGCGGTTCGGCGACGTGGGGTTCGTGCACGGCCACACGTGGCCGAGCCGGGACGTGCTCTCGGCGGACGTGGTCTGCATGGGGCACGAACACCCGGCCGTTCGGCTGGAGGACGCGGTCGGCGGGTCGCGGGTGGAGCGCGCGTGGCTCCGCGGGCCGCTCGACTCGGGCCCGTTCCGCGACCGGTTCGGGGAGCGCGTCGAGGTGGACGCCGAGCTGGTCGTGTGCCCGGCGTTCAACGACCTCTGTGGAGGGACGTGGGTGAACGTCGAGGGACAGGGGTTCCTCGCGCCGTTCCTCCCGGAGGCGCTGCCGTCGGCGGACGCCTACCTCCTCGACGCCACGCGGCTGGGTGACTACCGCTACCTGTAG
- a CDS encoding Single-stranded DNA binding protein — translation MNLDDHAEDLASDLGVDKQEVKEGLENLVEYSVPIEEAKQSLRRKYGDGGGNTGPSAADIADIDTDSGSVTVTAVVLTVGTRSIRYQGDDHTILEGELADESGKISYTAWEEFDLEPGKTVTIGNASVREYEGRPELNFGESSTVGAADDALDVPYEVGGDRDLAELRAGDRGRNVEVQVVEVETRTIDGRDGETEILSGVVGDESARLPFTDWNPHAELREGASVRIEDVYVREFRGVPSVNVSEFSTVTELSDPIELGGPARMEIRDAVGRGGAYDVELQGNVLEVRDGSGLIQRCPECGRVTQKGQCRQHGEVDGEDDLRVKAILDDGTATVTAILGSDLTEQVYGGGIEDAREQARDAMDQEVVADTIRAELVGGEYVVRGHLSVDEYGANLEATAFRPADDDPAARAAAFLAEVDA, via the coding sequence ATGAACCTCGACGACCATGCTGAGGATCTCGCCTCCGACCTCGGCGTTGACAAACAGGAGGTCAAGGAAGGACTCGAAAACCTAGTCGAGTACAGCGTTCCCATCGAGGAGGCCAAGCAGAGCCTCCGACGCAAGTACGGCGACGGTGGCGGGAACACCGGGCCGTCCGCCGCGGACATCGCCGATATCGACACGGACAGTGGAAGCGTCACCGTCACCGCCGTCGTGCTCACCGTCGGCACGCGCTCGATCCGCTACCAGGGCGACGACCACACGATTCTGGAGGGAGAACTCGCCGACGAATCCGGGAAGATCTCCTACACCGCGTGGGAGGAGTTCGACCTCGAACCCGGGAAGACCGTCACTATCGGGAACGCGAGCGTCCGCGAGTACGAGGGACGTCCCGAACTCAACTTCGGAGAATCATCGACCGTCGGAGCGGCGGACGACGCGCTGGACGTGCCGTACGAGGTCGGCGGCGACCGCGACCTCGCGGAACTGCGTGCGGGCGACCGCGGCCGGAACGTCGAAGTCCAGGTCGTGGAGGTCGAGACGCGAACTATCGACGGCCGGGACGGTGAGACCGAAATCCTCTCCGGCGTCGTCGGCGACGAGTCCGCGCGCCTCCCGTTCACGGACTGGAACCCGCACGCCGAACTCAGGGAGGGCGCGTCCGTCCGCATCGAGGACGTGTACGTCCGGGAGTTCCGCGGCGTCCCCTCCGTGAACGTCTCCGAGTTCTCCACCGTCACCGAACTCTCCGATCCCATCGAACTCGGTGGTCCGGCCCGGATGGAGATTCGGGACGCCGTCGGTCGCGGCGGCGCGTACGACGTGGAACTCCAGGGGAACGTCCTCGAAGTCCGGGACGGGAGCGGCCTCATCCAGCGCTGTCCCGAGTGCGGGCGCGTCACCCAGAAGGGCCAGTGCCGCCAGCACGGCGAAGTCGACGGCGAGGACGACCTCCGCGTGAAGGCCATTCTCGACGACGGCACCGCCACCGTCACCGCGATTCTCGGCAGCGACCTCACCGAGCAGGTGTACGGCGGCGGTATCGAGGACGCCCGCGAGCAGGCGCGCGACGCGATGGATCAGGAAGTCGTCGCTGACACCATCCGAGCGGAACTCGTCGGCGGCGAGTACGTCGTTCGCGGCCACCTCTCCGTGGACGAGTACGGCGCGAACCTCGAAGCGACCGCGTTCCGCCCCGCCGACGACGACCCGGCCGCGCGTGCCGCGGCCTTCCTGGCGGAGGTGGACGCATGA